Proteins encoded within one genomic window of uncultured Sphingopyxis sp.:
- a CDS encoding NADP-dependent isocitrate dehydrogenase — MGKIKVANPVVELDGDEMTRIIWQWIRERLILPYLDVDLHYYDLGIEERDRTDDKITVDAANAIKKYGVGVKCATITPDEARVEEFGLKKMWKSPNGTIRNILGGVVFREPIVMKNVPRLVPGWTDPIVVGRHAFGDQYKATDFRVPGPGKLRLVFEGEDGTLIDEEVFQFPSSGVAMGMYNLDDSIRDFARASLNYGLAREWPVYLSTKNTILKAYDGRFKDLFEEVFQAEFKAKFDALGIVYEHRLIDDMVASALKWSGKFVWACKNYDGDVQSDTVAQGFGSLGLMTSVLMTPDGQTVESEAAHGTVTRHYRMHQQGKATSTNPIASIFAWTGGLKHRGKLDGNAELVKFADDLEKVCVATVESGKMTKDLALLIGPDQNWLTTEGFFEAIVENLDKKMGA; from the coding sequence ATGGGCAAGATCAAGGTAGCCAACCCGGTCGTCGAACTCGACGGCGACGAAATGACCCGGATCATCTGGCAGTGGATCCGCGAGCGGCTGATCCTCCCCTATCTCGACGTCGATCTCCATTATTACGACCTCGGCATCGAGGAACGCGACCGCACCGACGACAAGATCACCGTCGATGCCGCGAATGCGATCAAAAAATATGGCGTCGGCGTGAAGTGCGCGACGATCACCCCCGACGAAGCGCGCGTCGAGGAATTCGGCCTCAAGAAGATGTGGAAGTCGCCGAACGGCACGATCCGCAACATCCTGGGCGGCGTCGTCTTCCGCGAACCGATCGTGATGAAGAATGTCCCGCGCCTCGTCCCCGGCTGGACCGACCCGATCGTCGTCGGGCGTCACGCGTTCGGCGACCAGTATAAGGCGACCGACTTCCGCGTCCCCGGCCCCGGCAAGCTGCGCCTGGTTTTCGAAGGCGAAGACGGCACGCTGATCGACGAGGAAGTGTTCCAGTTCCCCTCGTCGGGCGTCGCGATGGGCATGTACAATCTCGACGATTCGATCCGCGACTTCGCGCGCGCCAGCCTGAACTATGGTCTCGCCCGCGAATGGCCGGTGTATCTGTCGACCAAGAACACGATCCTCAAGGCCTATGACGGCCGCTTCAAGGACCTGTTCGAGGAAGTGTTCCAGGCCGAATTCAAGGCGAAGTTCGACGCGCTCGGCATCGTCTACGAACACCGCCTGATCGACGACATGGTCGCCTCGGCGCTCAAATGGTCGGGCAAGTTCGTCTGGGCCTGCAAGAATTATGACGGCGACGTCCAGTCGGACACCGTCGCGCAGGGCTTCGGCTCGCTCGGGCTGATGACCAGCGTGCTGATGACCCCCGACGGCCAGACCGTCGAATCCGAAGCCGCGCACGGCACCGTCACGCGCCATTACCGCATGCACCAGCAGGGCAAGGCGACCTCGACCAACCCGATCGCGTCGATCTTTGCCTGGACCGGCGGCCTCAAGCACCGCGGCAAGCTCGACGGAAACGCCGAGCTGGTGAAGTTCGCCGACGACCTCGAAAAGGTCTGCGTCGCGACGGTCGAGAGCGGCAAGATGACCAAGGATCTCGCGCTGCTGATCGGTCCCGACCAGAATTGGCTGACGACCGAAGGCTTCTTCGAGGCGATCGTCGAGAACCTCGACAAGAAGATGGGCGCATAA
- a CDS encoding phosphatidylserine decarboxylase: MSTIISSNRPGGGIKWQWPSVHPEGRKFLLIAGIITLCLWLLPIWNLFGWLMLGVTIWVGAFFRDPVRITPASHDLIVAPADGLITQIAEVPPPPEIAGPDGLGAAPMLRVSIFMSVFDVHINRTPVAGILRKLVYIPGKFVNADLDKASEENERQHFVVERADGVRVGFTQIAGLVARRIMPFVTMGNELATGQRVGLIRFGSRVDVYLPAGTAPQVLLGQRTLAGETVIARIGAAETIEGIGQ; encoded by the coding sequence ATGTCCACCATCATCTCATCGAACCGGCCCGGCGGCGGCATCAAATGGCAATGGCCCTCGGTTCACCCCGAAGGCCGCAAATTCCTGCTGATCGCGGGCATCATAACGCTCTGCCTGTGGCTGCTGCCGATCTGGAATCTGTTCGGCTGGCTGATGCTCGGCGTGACAATCTGGGTCGGGGCTTTCTTCCGCGACCCGGTGCGCATTACGCCCGCAAGCCACGACCTGATCGTCGCGCCCGCCGACGGGCTGATCACCCAGATCGCCGAAGTCCCGCCGCCGCCCGAAATCGCGGGACCCGACGGGCTGGGCGCCGCGCCGATGCTGCGCGTGTCGATTTTCATGAGCGTCTTCGACGTCCATATCAACCGCACCCCGGTCGCGGGCATCTTGCGCAAGCTCGTCTATATTCCGGGCAAATTCGTCAACGCCGACCTCGACAAGGCGAGCGAGGAGAATGAGCGCCAGCATTTCGTCGTCGAGCGCGCCGATGGCGTGCGCGTCGGCTTCACCCAGATCGCGGGTCTCGTCGCGCGGCGCATAATGCCCTTCGTGACGATGGGCAACGAACTGGCGACGGGCCAGCGCGTCGGCCTCATCCGCTTCGGCAGCCGCGTCGATGTCTATCTGCCCGCGGGCACCGCGCCGCAGGTGCTGCTCGGCCAGCGCACGCTGGCGGGCGAGACGGTGATCGCGCGGATCGGCGCGGCCGAGACGATCGAAGGCATCGGGCAATAA
- a CDS encoding phosphatidylcholine/phosphatidylserine synthase, which produces MAPDAAGRRIGGISLRAFAPNAITALALCFGLTGVRFAIGEEWEKALAAIIFAGVLDGMDGRIARLLRAQSKFGAELDSLSDVIAFGVAPAMILFLWSLQYAPKFGWTAALALAVCCALRLARFNSRLDAEIQPHKSAGFMTGIPAPAGAGLSFVPVYLWLTTGHEIFREWYVVMPWALGIAMLMISAIPTYSWSSIRLRRSWRLFALAGVGLLGAALMTVPWPTLLAVCALYLAMIPFGIASYAKVRRRG; this is translated from the coding sequence ATCGCGCCCGATGCCGCCGGCCGCCGCATCGGCGGAATCAGCCTGCGCGCCTTCGCGCCCAATGCGATCACCGCGCTCGCGCTCTGCTTCGGCCTGACCGGCGTGCGCTTCGCGATCGGCGAGGAATGGGAAAAGGCGCTCGCGGCGATCATCTTCGCGGGGGTGCTCGACGGGATGGACGGGCGCATCGCGCGGCTGCTGCGCGCGCAGAGCAAGTTCGGCGCCGAGCTCGATTCGCTTTCCGACGTGATCGCGTTCGGCGTCGCGCCGGCGATGATCCTCTTCCTCTGGTCGCTGCAATATGCGCCGAAATTCGGCTGGACCGCCGCGCTCGCGCTCGCGGTCTGCTGCGCGTTGCGCCTCGCGCGCTTCAATTCGCGCCTCGACGCCGAGATTCAGCCGCACAAGTCGGCGGGCTTCATGACCGGCATTCCCGCGCCCGCCGGGGCCGGCCTGTCGTTCGTACCCGTCTATCTCTGGCTGACGACCGGCCACGAGATCTTCCGCGAATGGTATGTCGTCATGCCCTGGGCGCTGGGAATAGCGATGCTGATGATTTCCGCGATCCCGACCTACAGCTGGTCGTCGATCCGTCTTCGCCGCTCGTGGCGCCTGTTCGCCCTGGCCGGCGTGGGGCTGCTCGGCGCGGCGTTGATGACGGTGCCGTGGCCGACCCTGCTCGCGGTGTGCGCCCTCTATCTCGCGATGATCCCCTTCGGGATCGCAAGCTATGCGAAGGTCAGGCGGCGCGGCTGA
- the rpsB gene encoding 30S ribosomal protein S2 yields the protein MAAPVVTMQNLIEAGAHFGHQTHRWNPRMKPYIFGARNGIHILDLSQTVPLFARALDFIASTSAAGGKVLFVGTKRQAQGAIADAARASGQHFVNHRWLGGMLTNWKTISGSIKRLKTLEEQLSGDTSGLTKKEVLNKTRERDKLELSLGGIRDMGGIPDVMFVIDANKEELAIKEANVLGIPVVAILDSNVSPDGIAFPVPANDDAARAIRLYCEAVAQAATRGGQQARANRGEDLGAAVEPAAEAALTEEAAPAADAAAPATEDEQVPAEAAAETERQSDA from the coding sequence ATGGCGGCACCTGTCGTCACGATGCAGAATCTTATCGAAGCTGGCGCCCATTTCGGCCACCAGACCCACCGTTGGAACCCGCGCATGAAGCCGTATATCTTCGGCGCGCGCAACGGCATCCACATTCTCGACCTGTCGCAGACCGTGCCGCTCTTCGCGCGCGCGCTCGACTTCATCGCCTCGACCTCGGCCGCCGGCGGCAAGGTGCTGTTCGTCGGCACCAAGCGCCAGGCGCAGGGTGCGATCGCCGATGCGGCCCGCGCTTCGGGCCAGCATTTCGTCAACCACCGCTGGCTGGGCGGCATGCTCACCAACTGGAAGACGATCTCGGGTTCGATCAAGCGCCTCAAGACGCTCGAAGAACAGCTCTCGGGCGACACCTCGGGCCTCACCAAGAAGGAAGTGCTCAACAAGACCCGCGAACGCGACAAGCTCGAATTGAGCCTCGGCGGCATCCGCGACATGGGCGGCATTCCCGACGTGATGTTCGTGATCGACGCGAACAAGGAAGAACTGGCGATCAAGGAAGCCAATGTTCTCGGCATCCCCGTCGTCGCGATCCTCGATTCGAACGTCTCGCCCGACGGCATCGCTTTCCCGGTTCCGGCGAACGATGACGCCGCGCGCGCCATCCGCCTCTATTGCGAAGCGGTCGCCCAGGCGGCCACGCGCGGCGGCCAGCAGGCCCGCGCGAACCGCGGCGAAGATCTCGGCGCCGCGGTCGAGCCCGCCGCCGAAGCCGCGCTGACCGAAGAAGCGGCCCCGGCTGCCGACGCCGCCGCTCCGGCGACCGAGGACGAACAGGTCCCGGCCGAAGCCGCCGCCGAAACCGAACGCCAGAGCGACGCCTGA
- the tsf gene encoding translation elongation factor Ts — MAEITAALVKELRDRTGAGMMDCKKALAENNGDIEASIDWLRTKGLAAAAKKAGRVAAEGLVGVATDGNRGAMVEVNSETDFVAKNEQFQGFVRDVTQVALAGSITDIDALNAAAYPTGGTVAEQLTQNVATIGENQSLRRSAIVSVNSGAVTGYVHNAAAPGMGKIGVLVALESTAGADVLEPLGKQLAMHVAAANPLALNGDDLDADLVARERAIAEEKAAQSGKPAEIVSKMVDGAIAKYRKENALLSQLFVIDGKTPVAEVVAAAGKDVGATITLKGFVRFQLGEGIEKEESDFAAEVAAAAGV; from the coding sequence ATGGCTGAAATCACGGCCGCTCTCGTCAAGGAACTGCGCGACCGCACGGGCGCAGGCATGATGGACTGCAAGAAGGCGCTCGCCGAAAACAATGGCGACATCGAAGCGTCGATCGACTGGCTGCGCACCAAGGGCCTCGCCGCCGCCGCCAAGAAGGCCGGCCGCGTCGCCGCCGAAGGCCTTGTCGGCGTCGCCACCGACGGCAACCGCGGCGCGATGGTCGAAGTGAACAGCGAAACCGACTTCGTTGCGAAGAACGAGCAGTTCCAGGGCTTCGTCCGCGACGTGACGCAGGTCGCGCTTGCCGGCAGCATCACCGACATCGACGCGCTGAACGCCGCGGCCTATCCGACCGGCGGCACCGTCGCCGAACAGCTGACGCAGAATGTCGCGACGATCGGTGAAAATCAGTCGTTGCGCCGCAGCGCGATCGTTTCGGTGAACTCGGGCGCCGTCACCGGCTATGTCCATAACGCCGCCGCGCCCGGCATGGGCAAGATCGGCGTGCTCGTCGCGCTCGAATCGACCGCCGGCGCCGACGTTCTCGAACCGCTCGGCAAGCAGCTCGCGATGCACGTCGCCGCCGCGAACCCGCTGGCGCTGAACGGCGACGATCTCGACGCCGACCTCGTCGCGCGCGAACGCGCGATCGCCGAGGAAAAGGCCGCCCAGTCGGGCAAGCCCGCCGAGATCGTTTCGAAGATGGTCGACGGCGCGATCGCCAAATATCGCAAGGAAAACGCGCTGCTGTCGCAGCTCTTCGTGATCGACGGCAAGACCCCGGTCGCCGAAGTCGTCGCCGCCGCCGGCAAGGATGTCGGCGCGACGATCACCTTGAAGGGCTTCGTCCGCTTCCAGCTCGGCGAAGGCATCGAGAAGGAAGAAAGCGACTTCGCGGCGGAAGTCGCGGCCGCCGCGGGCGTCTGA
- the pyrH gene encoding UMP kinase, whose translation MALPGMKRILLKLSGEALMGSSPFGIDPETVASMAAEVKEAKDRGLEICLVIGGGNIFRGMAGAAKGMDRAQADYMGMLATVMNALAMQNALEQLGVETRVQSAIEMDKVCEPVIRRRAERHMEKGRVVIFAAGVGAPYFTTDSGAALRAAEMKCDALLKGTSVDGVYNADPKKDPGAVRYDTLSYDRVLADNLKVMDASAVALCRDNHIPIVVFNIREPGNLARVLAGEGVSTVVGDAA comes from the coding sequence ATGGCATTGCCCGGCATGAAACGCATCCTGCTCAAGCTGTCGGGCGAGGCGCTGATGGGTTCCAGCCCGTTCGGCATCGATCCCGAAACGGTCGCGAGCATGGCGGCCGAGGTCAAGGAAGCCAAGGACCGCGGCCTTGAAATCTGCCTCGTCATCGGCGGTGGCAACATCTTCCGCGGCATGGCGGGCGCGGCGAAGGGCATGGACCGCGCGCAGGCCGATTATATGGGCATGCTCGCGACGGTGATGAACGCGCTCGCGATGCAGAACGCGCTCGAGCAGCTCGGCGTCGAAACGCGCGTCCAGTCGGCGATCGAAATGGACAAGGTGTGCGAACCCGTTATCCGCCGCCGCGCCGAGCGCCATATGGAAAAGGGTCGCGTCGTGATCTTCGCCGCGGGTGTCGGTGCGCCCTATTTCACCACCGACAGCGGCGCCGCATTGCGTGCCGCCGAAATGAAATGCGACGCGCTGCTGAAAGGCACCAGCGTCGATGGCGTCTACAACGCCGATCCCAAGAAGGACCCGGGCGCGGTGCGTTACGACACGCTCAGCTATGACCGCGTGCTCGCCGACAATCTGAAGGTGATGGACGCGAGCGCGGTGGCGCTCTGCCGCGACAATCATATCCCGATCGTCGTGTTCAACATCCGCGAGCCCGGCAATCTGGCGCGCGTGCTGGCGGGCGAGGGCGTTTCCACCGTCGTCGGCGATGCGGCCTGA
- the frr gene encoding ribosome recycling factor codes for MAKYDKADLERRMHGAVESLKHDLAGLRTGRAHTALLDPVTVEVYGSHMPLNQVASVSAPEPRMLSVQVWDKSNVGPVDKAIRSAGLGLNPIVDGQMLRLPIPEMTQERRKELSKLAGQYAEKARVAVRNVRRDGMDNLKVDENKKEISEDDRKRSETEVQKLTDATIAEIDAAATAKEKEILG; via the coding sequence ATGGCGAAATATGACAAGGCCGACCTCGAACGCCGCATGCACGGCGCGGTCGAATCCTTAAAGCACGACCTTGCGGGGCTGCGCACCGGCCGCGCGCACACCGCGCTGCTCGATCCGGTGACGGTCGAGGTCTATGGCAGCCACATGCCGCTGAACCAGGTCGCCTCGGTCAGCGCGCCCGAACCGCGGATGCTGTCGGTACAGGTGTGGGACAAGTCGAACGTCGGCCCCGTCGACAAGGCGATCCGCTCGGCCGGTCTCGGCCTCAACCCGATCGTCGACGGCCAGATGCTGCGCCTGCCGATCCCCGAAATGACGCAGGAACGCCGCAAGGAACTGTCGAAGCTCGCCGGCCAATATGCCGAAAAGGCGCGCGTCGCCGTCCGCAACGTCCGCCGCGACGGCATGGACAATCTCAAGGTCGACGAAAACAAGAAGGAAATCAGCGAGGACGATCGCAAGCGGTCGGAAACCGAGGTCCAGAAGCTGACCGACGCGACGATCGCCGAAATCGACGCCGCGGCGACCGCCAAGGAAAAGGAAATCCTGGGCTAG
- the uppS gene encoding polyprenyl diphosphate synthase has protein sequence MSESHHGARHVAIIMDGNGRWAKKRLLPRVAGHKAGVEAVRTIVRAAGDLGIEAMTLYAFSSENWKRPEEEVNDLMGLMKRFILSDLDEFAANDVKLKVIGNWRALAPDVVALIENALERTSGNKRTTLAVALNYGAQDELVRAASAAAAQGGITAEAIEANLDTADMPPLDLLIRTSGEVRLSNFLLWQSAYAELYFTDILWPDFKPADLKAALDHFARRDRRYGGL, from the coding sequence GTGTCTGAAAGCCATCACGGCGCGCGCCATGTCGCGATCATCATGGACGGCAACGGCCGCTGGGCCAAAAAGCGCCTGCTGCCCCGCGTCGCCGGGCACAAGGCGGGCGTCGAGGCGGTACGGACGATCGTGCGCGCGGCGGGCGACCTCGGCATCGAGGCGATGACGCTCTACGCCTTCAGTTCCGAAAACTGGAAGCGGCCCGAGGAGGAGGTCAACGACCTGATGGGGCTGATGAAGCGTTTCATCCTCAGCGACCTCGACGAATTCGCCGCGAACGACGTGAAGCTCAAGGTCATCGGCAATTGGCGCGCGCTCGCGCCCGACGTCGTCGCGCTCATTGAGAATGCGCTCGAACGCACCTCGGGCAACAAGCGCACGACGCTCGCGGTCGCGCTCAACTATGGCGCGCAGGACGAGCTGGTGCGTGCGGCGAGCGCCGCCGCGGCGCAGGGCGGGATCACGGCGGAGGCGATCGAGGCGAACCTCGACACCGCCGACATGCCGCCGCTCGACCTCCTCATCCGCACCTCGGGCGAAGTGCGGCTGTCGAACTTCCTGCTCTGGCAGTCGGCCTATGCCGAACTCTATTTCACCGACATCTTGTGGCCGGACTTCAAGCCGGCCGATCTCAAAGCGGCGCTCGACCATTTCGCGCGCCGCGATCGCCGTTACGGGGGATTGTGA
- a CDS encoding phosphatidate cytidylyltransferase — protein sequence MTAAAKSDLWVRLASAIILFAIAGAALWFGGIAFGLLLLVGGALVLVEWFQLVKAMPLGGGARIALHILGPILVLGAMAGLWFVRDHLGMTAALWVFGMVWATDIGAYFAGRAFGGARLAPTISPSKTWSGLIGGMVAALIASATIGDRAGVTGVPLWIGLFMGLLAQLGDLAQSWMKRRAGVKDSGKLIPGHGGLFDRVDGVLPVALLLGALAFAGQIAVRG from the coding sequence ATGACGGCAGCAGCGAAATCGGATCTCTGGGTGCGGCTTGCCTCGGCGATCATCCTGTTCGCGATCGCGGGCGCCGCACTGTGGTTCGGCGGCATCGCCTTCGGCCTGCTGCTGCTCGTCGGCGGCGCGCTCGTTCTCGTCGAATGGTTCCAGCTCGTGAAGGCGATGCCGCTCGGCGGCGGCGCCAGGATCGCGCTCCATATCCTCGGTCCGATCCTCGTGCTCGGCGCGATGGCGGGGCTGTGGTTCGTTCGCGACCATCTCGGCATGACCGCGGCGCTTTGGGTGTTCGGCATGGTCTGGGCGACCGACATCGGCGCCTATTTCGCGGGCCGCGCCTTCGGCGGCGCGCGCCTTGCGCCGACGATCAGCCCGTCGAAGACCTGGTCGGGGCTGATCGGCGGCATGGTCGCGGCGCTGATCGCCAGCGCGACGATCGGCGACCGCGCGGGGGTCACCGGGGTGCCTTTATGGATCGGGCTGTTCATGGGCCTGCTGGCGCAGCTCGGCGACCTCGCGCAAAGCTGGATGAAGCGCCGCGCGGGGGTCAAGGATTCGGGCAAGCTCATTCCCGGCCACGGCGGCCTCTTCGACCGCGTCGATGGCGTGCTGCCGGTTGCCTTGCTGCTCGGTGCGCTCGCCTTCGCGGGTCAGATCGCGGTGCGCGGCTGA
- a CDS encoding 1-deoxy-D-xylulose-5-phosphate reductoisomerase, with protein MTRRLSLFGATGSVGQSTLDLVRRDGEAWRVSVLTANCDVAELAKLAREFRPDLAVVADESCHDALRQALAGTGIETAAGAAALVEAAQRPTDLVLAAIVGTAGLAPTMAALAAGHDVALANKEALVSAGELMTAAARASGATILPVDSEHNAIFQCLAGGRIDQVRRIILTASGGPFRTMRADDMARVTPAQAVAHPNWSMGAKISVDSATMMNKGLELIEAHHLFPVGLDRIEILVHPQSVIHSLVEYIDCSTLAQLGTPDMRIPIASALAWPQRMATPCAPLDLATIARLDFEAPDEVRFPATALCRAAIAEGGARPAQLNAANEVAVAAFLAGRISFPAIVDTVRRVIDVDAPAAPASLQDIFSVDAASRAAAQHFVDQYEHA; from the coding sequence ATGACCCGCCGCCTCTCCCTGTTCGGCGCAACCGGCTCGGTCGGGCAATCGACCCTCGACCTCGTGCGCCGCGATGGCGAGGCCTGGCGGGTCTCGGTGCTGACCGCCAATTGCGACGTTGCCGAGCTGGCGAAGCTCGCAAGGGAGTTTCGCCCCGATCTCGCCGTCGTCGCCGATGAGAGCTGTCACGACGCGCTCAGGCAAGCGCTCGCCGGAACCGGTATCGAGACCGCTGCCGGCGCCGCGGCGCTCGTCGAGGCCGCGCAGCGTCCCACCGACCTCGTCCTCGCGGCGATCGTCGGCACCGCGGGCCTCGCGCCCACGATGGCGGCGCTCGCCGCCGGCCATGACGTCGCGCTCGCCAACAAGGAGGCGCTGGTGTCGGCGGGCGAGCTGATGACCGCAGCCGCGCGTGCGTCGGGGGCGACGATCCTGCCCGTCGACAGCGAGCATAATGCGATCTTCCAGTGCCTTGCGGGCGGGCGCATCGACCAGGTACGGCGCATCATCCTGACCGCGAGCGGCGGCCCCTTCCGCACGATGCGCGCCGACGACATGGCGCGCGTCACGCCCGCACAGGCAGTCGCGCATCCCAACTGGTCGATGGGCGCGAAGATCAGCGTCGATTCGGCGACGATGATGAACAAGGGGCTCGAACTGATCGAGGCGCATCATTTGTTCCCCGTCGGGCTCGACCGCATCGAGATTCTCGTCCATCCGCAGTCGGTGATCCACAGCCTCGTCGAATATATCGACTGTTCGACGCTCGCGCAGCTCGGCACGCCCGACATGCGCATTCCGATCGCGTCGGCGCTCGCCTGGCCGCAGCGGATGGCGACGCCGTGCGCGCCGCTCGACCTCGCGACGATCGCCCGGCTCGATTTCGAAGCCCCCGACGAGGTGCGTTTCCCCGCGACCGCGCTCTGCCGCGCCGCGATCGCCGAGGGCGGCGCACGCCCGGCGCAGCTCAACGCCGCGAACGAGGTGGCGGTCGCCGCCTTCCTCGCGGGCCGCATTTCCTTCCCCGCGATCGTCGATACGGTGCGCCGCGTGATCGATGTCGACGCCCCGGCCGCCCCGGCGTCGCTTCAGGACATATTCAGCGTCGATGCCGCATCCCGCGCGGCCGCGCAGCATTTTGTGGACCAGTACGAACATGCCTGA
- the rseP gene encoding RIP metalloprotease RseP, with protein sequence MPDVPLWLYLVAFLAVLGPLVFVHEYGHYIVGRWCGVKADTFSIGFGRKILGWTDKRGTEWKIGWLPLGGYVQFAGDRDAVSQPDADWQHLPAEEKSHSFPAQPVWKRALIVLAGPVTNFLFAILIFAAFAMVYGVGRTPAVIGKVDAGRPAAEAGLLAGDRILSIDGRPIELFVDIQSAVSINLAKPAELVVERGHERFTLTLKPQMITETDPFGNKTQRAIIGVWPGAPVYTAVSPAEALRVGVDRTAEMVRLTAAILQQFLTGERSIKEMGGPVKIAKASGEAATLGLATLIGFTALISINLGFINLLPLPMLDGGHLAFYAYEAIRRRPAPPAAQEWAFRFGFAAIATLMLVVTFNDLGSIGVWDRIARLIG encoded by the coding sequence ATGCCTGATGTGCCGCTTTGGCTTTATTTGGTCGCTTTTCTCGCCGTCCTTGGGCCGCTCGTCTTCGTACATGAATATGGGCATTATATCGTCGGCCGCTGGTGCGGGGTGAAGGCCGACACTTTCTCGATCGGATTCGGGCGCAAGATCCTCGGTTGGACCGACAAGCGCGGCACCGAATGGAAGATCGGCTGGCTGCCGCTCGGCGGCTATGTCCAGTTCGCGGGTGACCGCGATGCCGTCAGCCAGCCCGACGCCGATTGGCAACATCTGCCCGCCGAAGAGAAATCGCACAGCTTTCCCGCGCAGCCCGTGTGGAAGCGTGCGCTCATCGTGCTCGCGGGGCCGGTGACCAATTTCCTGTTCGCGATCCTGATCTTTGCGGCCTTTGCGATGGTTTACGGCGTTGGCCGCACTCCCGCCGTGATCGGAAAGGTGGATGCAGGGCGACCGGCAGCCGAAGCCGGCCTGCTCGCCGGCGACCGCATCCTCTCGATCGATGGACGGCCTATCGAGCTGTTCGTCGACATTCAAAGCGCCGTCTCCATCAATCTCGCGAAACCTGCGGAACTGGTCGTCGAACGGGGACACGAGCGTTTTACACTAACGCTGAAACCACAGATGATTACCGAGACCGATCCTTTCGGGAACAAGACGCAGCGTGCCATTATCGGCGTCTGGCCCGGGGCGCCTGTCTATACGGCTGTCAGTCCAGCGGAGGCACTGCGTGTTGGGGTCGATCGGACGGCTGAAATGGTCCGCCTGACCGCCGCGATCCTCCAGCAATTTCTGACCGGGGAACGCTCGATCAAGGAAATGGGCGGGCCGGTGAAAATCGCGAAGGCGTCGGGCGAAGCGGCGACGCTGGGGCTCGCGACCCTGATTGGCTTCACCGCCCTCATTTCTATCAATCTGGGGTTCATCAACCTCTTGCCATTGCCGATGCTCGATGGCGGTCATCTGGCCTTTTACGCCTATGAGGCGATCCGGCGGCGTCCCGCGCCTCCCGCGGCGCAGGAATGGGCGTTCCGATTCGGCTTTGCGGCGATCGCGACCCTCATGCTGGTCGTGACTTTCAACGATTTGGGCTCAATTGGCGTGTGGGACAGGATCGCCCGCTTGATTGGATAG